The following is a genomic window from Alphaproteobacteria bacterium.
TAATGTATGGATTATCCAAGTAAGAATTAATCTAAAATTTTCTTCACTGCCATAATTTATATAATTACGAAGCAAATTAGCATCTCCATTTTTCTCAGGAATAAAAAGCCCTTTCATGGATGAATTACGCCGAAACATTACATCATAATTATCAATAACATCCCAGCCATCAGAAGTGATTTTTACAGCTCGTAATTTATCATCCATCAAATCTAAATATAGATCACCGTCCTTTTCTCCAACCCTAATAAACGATTCTGTGCTAACACTATTTCTACGAGCTAGAGACTCAATAAATCTAGCTCCAGTCTTTATAGTAGCATAGCTCATAGCATGTAATTCATATTCAAAGGATTTACTTATTACAAAATCATAGAATTGCTCTGAATCTAGAGTGCAAGCTCCTTCATCACCTAAAAATACAAATATTTGGTTATTGGTTTTAATCAAACTCAAATCATATCGGAGTATTACTTTTACAATATGGTAAGCTCCTCCCTCATTATTTAAGAAGTTCGTTCTTTTGTCACCACATAAAGAATCAGCATAGGCAATATAACGCCCCATCAATGACTTTATTTTTGCATTATATGAATTGTCATTAGTTTTAGATATGTTTTCTGGAGTATGAGTAGCCGCTGATACTTCAGGATTCTTACTTTTATTTTCCATGATTGGCCTCTATATAATTTCTGTTAATAAAAGCTTTTATGTCAGAAGATTTATAGCGAACTTTTCTACCACAATGGAAATAAAGTAGATCTTTATGTTTTCCCAAATAACGCCATTGGGCTAATTGCTTGGGAGATATTTTTAATATTTCTGCTACTTCTTCAGGAGTTAGAATTTCATCAGATTTTGGCATGATTACCTCAAATAATAATTAATAAAGTTACGAATTATTCCTTAAATTCGTAGCCTCATTTTTACCATTTGTTCATAATCTTTCAATTTGTAGTGATACCCTAACCTAGGGTAAGGGTTAGTTTTTCTCAGATTCCTTTGATTAAATTTCTTTTCTTATATTCAGGTGCTTTCTTAGCAATTTCAATAAGCTGTTCTCGCACATGCCCCTCTACAGATTTAAATAATTTTTTAATCCCGCGGTATTTCTTGCTTTCCTGTTTGATACCACCTGCAAAACAAATATATTGTTCTTTAAGGTTAAAAATATTTCCTTTGTCATCTTGGAGAAGATATTCAGATTCATTATTGGAATTAGCAATATATTCCAATATATAATCAGTCATTACAGTATGGTCTTCATTATATTTATATTCTAACTCTCCTTTATTATTTGATGTTTTCTTACTCCATTTTTCTGTTACTATTGGAGCTATGATTTCTTGCATATGATTAATTACAGCATTCTTTAGAATACTAGTGGGTGCCTTCTCAGCATGCATCTTTCCATGTTTTCTTCTTTCATCATTAACATCACTAATATCCATATTTTTTCTTCCAACTATTTCCAAGAATTCACTTTTTATGTATGTTTGGAATTCATCTTTAGAAACTAAAAGATTATTGCAAATAGTTAGATTTCTATCAACCACGTAAGAATTTAAAGGATCTATAAATAAATCATCATATTTGTTAGGATCAAATTCCTTTATTGTTTCAATATCAGAATATTTTATTTTAAATTCTAATTTATTAGATTTAATAAGATCTCTTAGGATCTGTAATACAGAATGGTATCTTTTGTAACTCTCAGAGAGCTCTATAAATAGATCATCAGATAAATAATCTTTACCTATATTATCCACAAATTGAGATATATAATCTGTAATATCGCTACAAGAATTATTATCCTCAAAATCATTTATACGGTCTTTTAAATAATCAATAGAGCTTTTTTTAGAGCCTCTTAAATCATTAGCCAGAAACAAATACCCTGATATATCCTTTCCTTCTTCGTGTAACTTGGCTATTTTATTATAAGCCTCATCAATAAGATCTAGTACATATTCTTGGATATTATAAAGAGAGAATTTATCTTCATCATCCCAA
Proteins encoded in this region:
- a CDS encoding helix-turn-helix domain-containing protein, with the protein product MPKSDEILTPEEVAEILKISPKQLAQWRYLGKHKDLLYFHCGRKVRYKSSDIKAFINRNYIEANHGK